From a single Candoia aspera isolate rCanAsp1 chromosome 2, rCanAsp1.hap2, whole genome shotgun sequence genomic region:
- the WNT10B gene encoding protein Wnt-10b — MRERAPSNHTRGQTQRLQAEFSMAPRNPHVNTCLLAACLCLWRGMLGHGSLRPKVLAESVMNSNAMCMTLPWLTRRQFGLCVRSPEAMASALQGIHLALHECQHQLQERRWDCSDLSSGGTVLLNSAMLKRGFRESAFVFSLLAAGVTHAVATACSLGELQSCGCARQGTENQKLKLSQLQSLSRGKSLPPMPSSLWGEPSPQDTWEWGGCSADFEYAQRFARHFLDPRRKPRDAHARMQLHSHRVGRKVVSELGKRRCKCHGPSGSCQFRTCWLAAPDFHHVGSNLRDRMDHAILLRPDNSNSGAFRPRLHSSHLAKHLVFYEPSPDFCEPDLSLGSSGTHGRPCIKSSPRPDGCSSLCCGRGHNMLQEVRAQRCQCRFHWCCHVQCEECPSTEWVSVCK, encoded by the exons ATGAGGGAGAGGGCACCATCCAACCACACTAGAGGACAAACCCAACGCCTGCAGGCAGAGTTCAGCATGGCCCCAAGGAACCCCCATGTGAATACTTGCCTTTTGGCTGCTTGCCTCTGCCTTTGGAGAGG GATGCTGGGCCATGGTTCCTTGCGGCCCAAGGTGCTGGCCGAATCTGTTATGAATTCCAACGCCATGTGCATGACCCTGCCCTGGCTGACCCGGCGCCAGTTTGGACTCTGTGTACGCAGCCCAGAAGCTATGGCTTCAGCCTTACAGGGCATCCACCTGGCCCTCCATGAGTGCCAGCACCAGCTGCAAGAGAGACGCTGGGATTGTTCGGACCTGAGCAGTGGGGGCACTGTGCTTCTTAACAGCGCCATGCTGAAGAGAG GCTTCCGGGAAAGCGCCTTTGTCTTCTCCTTGCTGGCAGCTGGTGTGACCCATGCAGTAGCAACTGCATGTAGTCTTGGGGAGCTACAGAGCTGTGGCTGTGCCAGACAAGGCACGGAGAACCAGAAGCTGAAACTCAGCCAGCTGCAATCTCTAAGCCGGGGCAAGAGCTTGCCCCCTATGCCATCCTCGTTGTGGGGAGAGCCTAGCCCACAGGACACCTGGGAATGGGGAGGCTGCAGTGCAGATTTTGAGTATGCCCAGAGATTTGCCCGGCATTTTTTGGACCCACGAAGAAAACCCCGTGATGCCCATGCACGGATGCAGCTACACAGTCATCGTGTAGGCAGAAAG GTGGTGTCAGAGCTGGGCAAGCGCAGGTGCAAATGTCATGGCCCTTCAGGGAGCTGCCAATTCCGGACGTGCTGGTTAGCAGCCCCTGATTTCCACCATGTCGGTTCCAACTTACGGGACCGAATGGACCATGCCATACTCTTGCGGCCAGACAACAGCAACTCGGGAGCCTTCCGGCCGCGACTCCACAGCTCCCACCTGGCCAAGCACCTCGTCTTCTATGAACCCTCCCCTGATTTCTGTGAGCCTGACCTGAGCCTAGGTTCCTCAGGCACCCACGGTCGTCCTTGCATCAAAAGCAGCCCGCGGCCAGATGGCTGTAGCAGCCTGTGCTGTGGGCGGGGCCACAACATGCTGCAGGAGGTGCGAGCTCAGCGTTGCCAGTGTCGTTTCCATTGGTGCTGCCATGTGCAGTGTGAGGAGTGCCCTTCCACAGAGTGGGTTAGTGTCTGCAAATGA